A single window of Providencia alcalifaciens DNA harbors:
- the bssS gene encoding biofilm formation regulator BssS: MNRKNDVIQTHPVVGWDISTVDAYDAMMLRLHYLPEQNNSLDSAIVDKTMWLTTDVAKQLINILQAGIDKIESGEYLESDFKTH, from the coding sequence ATGAATAGAAAAAACGATGTAATCCAAACTCACCCTGTTGTTGGCTGGGATATCAGTACTGTCGATGCCTACGATGCGATGATGCTACGTTTACATTACCTCCCTGAACAGAACAATAGCCTGGATAGCGCAATAGTTGATAAAACCATGTGGCTGACAACCGATGTAGCCAAACAGCTGATTAATATTCTTCAGGCTGGAATTGATAAGATTGAGTCTGGCGAATATCTTGAATCTGATTTCAAAACACATTAG
- a CDS encoding rhodanese-related sulfurtransferase: protein MPVLHNQVSNKILKERMLAETEPRTTISFYKYFNIQDPAAFRNEWYQQFKALSVFGRVYIAKEGINAQISVPASNVNALRELIYATDPALNDLRLNIAIDDDGKSFWVLRMKVRDRVVADGIDDETFNPANTGQYLKAEQVNAMIDDPNTIFVDMRNHYEYEVGHFDHAIEVPSDTFRDQLPMAVEMLQDQKDKNVVMYCTGGIRCEKASAYMLHNGFQNVYHVEGGIIEYARKAKEQGLPLRFKGKNFVFDNRMGERITDDTLAHCHQCGDVCDTHTNCKNDGCHLLFIQCPSCAEKYEGCCSHACTEEMKLPEEEQRTRRAGREVSNKIFNKSRHRLADGLLNSEN, encoded by the coding sequence ATGCCAGTGTTACACAACCAAGTTTCAAATAAGATCCTTAAAGAACGTATGTTGGCTGAAACGGAGCCACGTACCACTATCTCTTTTTACAAATATTTCAATATTCAAGACCCTGCTGCATTTCGTAATGAATGGTACCAACAATTCAAAGCGTTGAGTGTATTTGGGCGTGTGTATATTGCCAAAGAAGGGATCAACGCACAAATTAGCGTACCTGCCTCCAATGTAAATGCGTTGCGTGAACTTATCTACGCAACAGACCCAGCCTTAAATGATCTGCGTTTGAACATTGCTATTGATGATGATGGCAAGTCCTTTTGGGTACTACGCATGAAAGTACGTGACCGTGTTGTTGCTGATGGTATTGATGATGAAACCTTTAATCCGGCAAATACAGGACAGTATCTGAAAGCAGAGCAAGTCAATGCGATGATCGATGACCCAAATACTATTTTTGTCGATATGCGTAACCATTATGAATATGAAGTGGGTCACTTTGATCATGCGATTGAGGTACCATCAGACACCTTTAGAGACCAACTGCCAATGGCGGTTGAAATGCTGCAAGATCAGAAAGATAAAAATGTGGTGATGTATTGCACTGGCGGTATCCGCTGTGAAAAAGCGAGCGCTTACATGCTGCATAACGGTTTCCAAAATGTTTATCATGTGGAAGGCGGGATCATTGAATATGCGCGTAAAGCGAAAGAACAAGGCTTACCACTGCGTTTCAAAGGTAAAAACTTCGTGTTCGATAACCGTATGGGTGAGCGTATTACAGATGACACCTTAGCGCATTGCCATCAATGTGGGGATGTCTGTGACACTCACACTAACTGCAAAAATGACGGTTGTCATTTATTGTTTATTCAATGCCCAAGCTGCGCTGAAAAATATGAAGGCTGCTGCAGTCATGCGTGTACCGAAGAGATGAAGCTGCCTGAAGAAGAGCAGCGTACTCGCCGTGCTGGTCGTGAAGTGAGTAATAAAATATTTAATAAATCTCGCCATCGTTTAGCAGATGGATTATTAAATAGCGAGAATTAG
- a CDS encoding MgtC family protein — protein sequence MFFTPDILNLLSAMCLGALIGAERQWRQRMAGLRTNALVATGAAVFILSSVTTSPDSPGRIAAQIVSGIGFLGAGVIMREGMNIRGLNTAATLWCSAGIGVLCGLGQYSLATIATLLILCANILLREAAAKINRQPQQQELDVEQRYKIRVMCHQGDEILVRTLILQAINGLHIRLQSLSSADTLKPEQLEVCAEFLATPVEQKEIEALVCRISLEQSVSAINWKVASELPA from the coding sequence ATGTTTTTCACACCGGATATATTAAATCTTTTATCTGCAATGTGCCTTGGTGCATTAATTGGCGCAGAGCGTCAATGGCGTCAAAGAATGGCAGGGTTGCGTACGAATGCATTGGTTGCAACGGGAGCAGCTGTATTTATTTTGAGTTCAGTGACGACTTCTCCTGATAGCCCTGGTCGAATTGCGGCACAAATTGTGTCAGGTATTGGCTTCTTAGGTGCTGGAGTGATCATGCGTGAAGGCATGAATATTCGAGGGCTGAATACTGCCGCAACACTATGGTGTTCAGCAGGGATTGGTGTGTTATGTGGGTTAGGGCAATATTCACTAGCAACAATAGCCACTTTATTGATTTTATGTGCAAATATTTTATTGCGAGAAGCCGCAGCAAAAATTAATCGCCAGCCGCAACAGCAGGAATTGGATGTTGAACAGCGTTATAAAATACGTGTGATGTGTCATCAAGGTGATGAAATCCTTGTTAGAACGTTGATTTTACAAGCCATTAATGGGCTGCATATTCGCTTACAGTCATTGAGTAGCGCAGATACATTGAAACCAGAACAGCTGGAGGTGTGCGCAGAGTTTCTTGCCACGCCTGTCGAGCAAAAAGAGATAGAAGCATTGGTTTGCCGGATTAGTCTTGAGCAAAGTGTCAGTGCTATCAATTGGAAAGTGGCATCTGAGCTACCAGCTTGA
- a CDS encoding LuxR C-terminal-related transcriptional regulator produces the protein MRILVIDECYYTRLGITEYLSSNRKLKFISTGCINEGIKYINKYSPSIVLVNLTYYCHYSSYCPTLKTLLNRASSTRFYIYINATYPLTDKPLLLKDNFFIMSKNIMTQTLDKVITDSDQIEKITKLANNNDSSIFTMKEQNIINNWMNETPNHIISRKLGISNSTVYSQKRHITSKVFVKNRIELFFIYNVFKYLY, from the coding sequence ATGAGAATATTAGTTATTGATGAGTGTTATTATACCCGCCTTGGTATTACCGAATATTTATCTTCTAATAGAAAATTAAAGTTTATTAGTACAGGGTGCATTAATGAAGGTATTAAATATATAAATAAATACTCACCCAGTATTGTTCTAGTTAATTTGACATACTATTGTCATTACTCGAGTTACTGCCCGACTCTGAAAACATTGCTAAACAGAGCCAGTAGCACTCGATTCTATATCTACATCAATGCTACATACCCATTAACAGACAAGCCTTTGCTACTAAAAGATAATTTTTTCATTATGTCAAAAAATATCATGACTCAAACATTGGATAAAGTTATTACTGATTCAGATCAAATAGAAAAAATAACAAAGCTTGCTAATAATAATGATTCATCCATTTTTACGATGAAAGAGCAAAATATAATTAATAATTGGATGAATGAAACCCCCAACCATATTATCTCTAGAAAATTAGGCATAAGTAATAGTACCGTTTATTCACAAAAACGGCATATTACATCAAAAGTTTTTGTTAAAAATAGAATTGAACTATTTTTTATTTATAACGTTTTTAAGTATCTTTATTAA
- a CDS encoding DUF4760 domain-containing protein, with amino-acid sequence MTLMQATLQIISNTTVLFGVFVAIGAIIYNLETAKKTQTALFLFESRLDQQYIESLHVLKQIHYSGKSFRAYVFPMEGVAMTSCEISERLKFQYILNFYERVAVSIREGIYNEQMIKRASYSTVIETYEIAEPLIKAIREKRKSETTYQEFEWLVTRWKKNPLKKNSSIFL; translated from the coding sequence ATGACATTAATGCAGGCAACCCTACAAATTATTAGTAATACGACGGTTTTATTTGGTGTTTTTGTTGCCATAGGCGCAATTATTTATAATTTAGAAACGGCTAAAAAAACACAAACCGCCCTATTTTTGTTTGAAAGTCGATTAGATCAGCAATACATAGAGTCTCTTCATGTTTTAAAACAAATTCATTACTCTGGAAAATCATTTCGTGCTTATGTCTTCCCTATGGAGGGGGTAGCAATGACAAGTTGTGAAATTTCAGAACGTCTCAAATTCCAATATATTTTAAATTTTTATGAGCGCGTTGCTGTTAGCATCAGAGAAGGCATCTATAACGAGCAGATGATCAAAAGAGCCTCATATTCAACCGTTATTGAAACATATGAGATTGCCGAGCCTTTGATTAAAGCAATTCGAGAAAAAAGAAAATCAGAGACGACCTATCAAGAATTTGAATGGCTAGTGACTCGCTGGAAGAAAAATCCGCTTAAGAAAAATAGCTCAATATTTCTATAG
- a CDS encoding DUF5339 domain-containing protein encodes MKKMILACGLGLLALTITACSEEEKKGQVAGATETCNAYFAEVDSLIAKASENPQAKAQLDAMKGQLEEGKKQVAALPKDQQDQACQQGIDAMKQMKTALGLQ; translated from the coding sequence ATGAAAAAGATGATTTTAGCTTGTGGACTGGGTTTATTGGCATTAACAATCACTGCGTGCTCAGAAGAAGAGAAAAAAGGTCAAGTTGCTGGTGCAACTGAAACTTGTAACGCTTACTTCGCTGAAGTTGATAGCTTAATTGCTAAAGCTTCTGAGAACCCACAAGCCAAAGCTCAATTAGATGCGATGAAAGGTCAGTTAGAAGAAGGCAAAAAGCAAGTTGCTGCTTTACCTAAAGACCAACAAGATCAAGCTTGCCAGCAAGGCATTGATGCGATGAAACAAATGAAAACAGCTTTAGGTCTGCAGTAA
- the fliZ gene encoding flagella biosynthesis regulatory protein FliZ produces MSASIVKKRPLSRYIKDFKHSQTHCAHCNKTLDRISLVFNDGILNKEAIADMTDLVDEAAWGELQGQFTALCRFCSEIFCNSNTDYFDIMSFKQYLFLQTEMSHSTVREYVVRLRRLDELLSSSNFSMKGFTASKVQEQLSDKMTDSAFSNYNIALRKYEQYLSWQSEKN; encoded by the coding sequence ATGTCTGCTTCTATTGTAAAGAAACGGCCGTTGAGTCGTTATATTAAAGATTTTAAACACAGCCAAACTCATTGTGCACACTGTAATAAAACTCTTGATCGTATCTCCCTCGTATTCAACGATGGTATCTTAAATAAAGAAGCTATCGCTGACATGACCGATTTGGTTGATGAAGCGGCTTGGGGCGAACTTCAAGGGCAATTTACAGCACTTTGTCGTTTTTGTAGCGAAATTTTCTGTAATAGCAATACAGACTATTTCGATATTATGTCTTTTAAACAGTATTTGTTCTTACAGACAGAAATGAGTCATAGCACCGTCCGCGAGTACGTTGTTCGTCTGCGCCGCTTAGATGAACTGCTGTCATCCTCTAACTTTTCAATGAAAGGCTTTACCGCAAGTAAAGTTCAAGAACAGTTGAGCGATAAAATGACTGATTCAGCATTTAGCAACTACAATATTGCACTACGTAAATATGAGCAGTATTTAAGCTGGCAGTCAGAAAAAAACTAA
- the pyrC gene encoding dihydroorotase — MTTVTTLTIRRPDDWHVHFRDNEMLNTVVPFTSQFFGRAIVMPNLVPPVTTVEAARAYRERIKQAVPAGHQFTPLMTCYLTDTTDADELIRGFNEGVFTACKLYPANATTNSSHGVSDIKKIYPVLAAMEQAGMPLLIHGEVTASHIDIFDREALFIEQVMLPLRAQFPQLKVVFEHITTKEAAQYVLEANEFTAATLTPQHLMFNRNHMLVGGVRPHLYCLPILKRNVHQEALRAAVASGCDRFFLGTDTAPHVQSRKETSCGCAGVFNAPTALAAYATVFEELGALAHFEAFCSLNGPKFYGLPVNEGHITLTKSENITCESISCGTDKLIPFLAGEDCGWTIKVS, encoded by the coding sequence ATGACAACTGTAACTACCCTAACGATCCGCCGCCCTGATGATTGGCATGTTCATTTTCGTGATAATGAAATGTTAAATACAGTCGTGCCGTTCACAAGCCAATTTTTTGGTCGTGCCATTGTCATGCCTAACCTTGTACCCCCTGTTACCACGGTAGAAGCCGCAAGAGCGTACCGTGAACGAATTAAACAAGCGGTACCTGCTGGGCACCAATTTACACCGCTGATGACCTGTTATTTAACTGATACAACTGATGCTGATGAATTAATTCGTGGTTTCAATGAAGGTGTATTTACGGCCTGTAAATTGTATCCCGCAAATGCCACAACAAACTCTAGCCATGGCGTGTCTGACATTAAAAAAATCTACCCTGTTCTTGCTGCCATGGAACAAGCTGGAATGCCATTACTCATTCATGGGGAAGTGACCGCCAGCCATATCGATATCTTTGACCGTGAAGCCCTGTTTATCGAACAAGTCATGCTGCCATTGCGAGCTCAATTCCCTCAGTTAAAAGTCGTTTTTGAGCACATCACAACCAAAGAAGCCGCACAATATGTGTTAGAGGCGAACGAATTTACAGCTGCAACCTTAACACCACAGCATTTGATGTTTAACCGTAACCATATGTTAGTTGGTGGTGTACGTCCGCATCTATATTGCCTACCGATTTTAAAACGTAACGTTCATCAAGAAGCATTGCGTGCAGCTGTCGCTTCTGGCTGCGATCGCTTCTTCTTAGGTACCGATACTGCACCGCATGTTCAATCTCGTAAAGAGACATCCTGCGGCTGTGCAGGCGTATTTAACGCACCAACCGCATTAGCTGCCTATGCAACCGTATTCGAAGAATTAGGCGCTTTAGCGCATTTCGAAGCATTTTGTTCACTAAATGGGCCTAAATTTTACGGATTACCCGTCAATGAAGGTCACATTACACTGACGAAATCTGAGAATATAACCTGCGAATCTATTTCCTGTGGGACAGATAAATTAATCCCATTTTTAGCGGGTGAAGATTGTGGTTGGACTATCAAAGTAAGCTAA
- the mgtA gene encoding magnesium-translocating P-type ATPase — protein MTEIRHQRKGAKAPARQKFIVGEQASKSIEQVLNEYQTNLLGLSENEALDRLVVDGENEVAHEKAPPAWKQLLTSFKNPFIFVLMILAIVSFFTDYVIPERQGEETDLTGVIIIVTMVVLSGLLRFWQEYRTNKAAEALKSLVRTTATVYRRDNRTGRSIRKEVPIKCLVPGDIVLLSAGDMVPADLKLVESRDLFISQAILTGESIPVEKYDTLANVSAKSLEPASPTENELLEISNICLMGTNVTSGTARGIVVATGSKTYLGSLAKSIVGTRAQTAFDRGVNSVSWLLIRFMLVMVPIVLLINGFTKGDWFEATLFSLAVAVGLTPEMLPMIVSSNLAKGAIAMSKHKVIVKRLNAIQNFGAMDVLCTDKTGTLTQERIILEHYLDSNGQKDSRILQLAWLNSFHQSGAKNMMDQAIIRRGRGNDKVEQLKAYQKIDELPFDFIRRKLSVTVKTPEGDALLICKGAAEEMLAVCHSYQHDGHTTLLDAQAKARISELVSDYNKQGFRVLLLATRSLNDAEALLPLSAQAEQQLELQGILTFLDPAKESAISAIAALRENGVMVKVLTGDNAVITEKICHDVGLNIDEIMTGLEVEAMSDDELKTKVEQVSVFCKLTPLQKSRILKLLQANGHTVGFLGDGINDAPALRDADVGISVDTGTDIAKESADIILLEKDLMVLEQGVIKGRETFGNIIKYLNMTASSNFGNVFSVLIASAFIPFLPMLAIHLLVQNLLYDMSQLALPWDKMDKEFLKRPRKWDAKNIGRFMIWIGPTSSIFDITTFALMWYVFQANSVAHEALFQSGWFVEGLLSQTLVVHMLRTQKIPFIQSTAALPVLLTTGIIMALGLYIPFSSFGSMIGLQPLPMEYFPWLVLTLVSYCFVAQGMKHIYIKRFGTWL, from the coding sequence ATGACTGAAATAAGGCATCAGCGCAAAGGCGCAAAAGCCCCTGCACGCCAAAAATTCATTGTTGGCGAACAAGCGAGTAAAAGCATTGAGCAGGTTCTCAATGAATATCAAACTAACCTTCTGGGTTTATCTGAAAATGAAGCTCTCGACCGCCTAGTGGTAGATGGTGAAAATGAAGTTGCTCACGAAAAAGCCCCTCCTGCTTGGAAGCAGTTACTCACTTCTTTTAAAAATCCATTTATTTTTGTTTTGATGATCCTAGCGATTGTGAGTTTCTTTACTGACTACGTGATCCCTGAACGTCAAGGTGAAGAGACTGATTTAACAGGCGTTATTATCATTGTCACGATGGTTGTATTAAGTGGATTGCTGCGTTTTTGGCAAGAATATCGAACCAATAAAGCGGCAGAAGCTTTGAAATCCTTGGTAAGAACTACAGCAACGGTATACCGGCGCGACAATAGAACAGGGCGTTCTATTCGCAAGGAAGTGCCAATCAAATGCTTAGTACCAGGGGATATCGTTTTATTATCAGCTGGAGATATGGTTCCTGCGGATTTAAAACTGGTTGAATCTCGAGATCTATTTATCAGTCAAGCCATTTTAACGGGGGAATCTATCCCGGTTGAAAAATATGACACTCTCGCAAATGTGTCCGCAAAAAGTTTAGAACCCGCATCACCGACAGAAAATGAATTACTTGAAATTTCAAATATCTGTTTGATGGGCACCAATGTGACAAGCGGTACCGCGAGAGGGATTGTGGTGGCAACGGGGAGCAAAACGTACCTAGGTTCGCTGGCCAAATCTATTGTAGGAACCCGCGCTCAAACTGCTTTTGATCGCGGCGTGAATAGTGTGAGTTGGTTGCTGATCCGCTTTATGCTGGTAATGGTGCCGATTGTCTTATTAATCAATGGATTCACTAAAGGTGATTGGTTTGAAGCAACACTATTTTCACTGGCTGTTGCGGTAGGATTAACGCCTGAAATGTTACCGATGATAGTGAGCTCAAACCTTGCAAAAGGGGCGATAGCCATGTCTAAGCACAAGGTTATCGTTAAACGGCTCAATGCTATTCAAAACTTTGGTGCGATGGATGTACTCTGTACGGATAAAACGGGAACATTAACGCAAGAACGCATCATTTTAGAGCATTATCTCGACAGTAATGGACAAAAAGATAGCCGAATTTTGCAATTGGCATGGTTGAACAGTTTCCATCAAAGTGGTGCCAAAAATATGATGGATCAGGCAATTATTCGACGGGGCCGTGGTAATGATAAGGTCGAGCAGTTGAAGGCTTATCAAAAAATTGATGAACTACCATTTGATTTTATTCGCCGAAAATTATCTGTCACCGTAAAAACCCCTGAAGGTGATGCTTTATTGATCTGTAAAGGGGCTGCGGAAGAGATGCTAGCTGTTTGTCATAGTTATCAGCATGATGGACATACCACCTTATTAGATGCTCAAGCTAAAGCTAGGATTTCGGAGCTGGTCAGTGACTATAATAAACAGGGTTTCCGGGTATTACTGCTGGCAACGCGTTCACTAAATGATGCTGAGGCTTTGTTACCGTTATCGGCTCAAGCAGAACAACAGCTTGAGTTACAAGGTATTCTTACATTTTTAGACCCTGCAAAAGAGAGCGCTATTTCGGCTATTGCTGCACTAAGAGAAAATGGCGTGATGGTCAAAGTCCTCACTGGTGATAATGCGGTGATCACTGAAAAAATTTGCCATGATGTAGGTTTGAATATCGATGAGATCATGACAGGTCTTGAAGTCGAGGCAATGAGCGATGATGAGCTGAAAACGAAAGTTGAACAAGTTTCCGTTTTCTGCAAATTAACCCCTCTGCAAAAATCTCGGATCCTAAAACTATTGCAAGCAAATGGACATACTGTCGGTTTTCTGGGAGATGGAATCAATGATGCCCCCGCTTTACGGGATGCCGATGTAGGAATATCTGTGGATACGGGGACTGATATCGCGAAAGAGTCTGCGGATATCATTCTGTTAGAAAAGGATTTGATGGTATTAGAACAAGGCGTTATCAAAGGAAGAGAAACGTTTGGGAATATTATTAAGTATTTAAATATGACCGCTAGTTCTAACTTTGGAAATGTATTTTCCGTTCTGATTGCCAGTGCATTTATTCCGTTCTTACCGATGCTAGCTATTCATTTACTGGTTCAAAATTTGCTGTACGATATGTCTCAATTAGCATTACCTTGGGACAAAATGGACAAAGAGTTTTTAAAACGTCCACGTAAATGGGATGCGAAAAATATTGGACGATTTATGATTTGGATTGGGCCAACATCTTCCATTTTTGATATCACAACATTTGCTTTGATGTGGTATGTATTCCAAGCCAATAGTGTGGCCCATGAAGCACTCTTTCAATCCGGTTGGTTTGTTGAGGGATTATTGTCGCAAACCTTGGTCGTTCATATGTTACGGACACAAAAAATTCCCTTTATTCAAAGTACGGCTGCATTACCAGTGTTACTGACAACGGGAATTATTATGGCTCTTGGGCTTTATATACCGTTCTCATCATTTGGTTCGATGATTGGCTTGCAGCCTTTACCAATGGAATATTTTCCTTGGTTAGTGCTGACACTCGTCAGTTACTGTTTTGTCGCACAAGGGATGAAGCATATTTATATTAAACGCTTTGGAACTTGGTTATAA
- the cspE gene encoding transcription antiterminator/RNA stability regulator CspE, whose product MSDKMKGQVKWFNESKGFGFITPADGSKDVFVHFSAIQGNGFKTLAEGQQVEFTIENGAKGPAAANVTAI is encoded by the coding sequence ATGTCCGACAAAATGAAAGGTCAAGTTAAGTGGTTCAACGAGTCTAAAGGCTTCGGTTTCATCACTCCAGCTGATGGTAGCAAAGACGTTTTCGTCCACTTCTCTGCCATTCAGGGCAATGGTTTCAAAACTCTGGCAGAAGGCCAGCAAGTTGAATTCACCATTGAAAACGGTGCAAAAGGCCCAGCAGCTGCAAACGTAACTGCTATCTAA
- a CDS encoding YlaC family protein, translating to MDIIKQILIDDLDTINQREQRDGKPYFNSQFLANHPYLCIGMIAAYLPLAVILWYAPYFGPYWTLGITFLFIILASVLLFDIKPVYHFEDIGVLDLRVCYNGEWFVTEVVSEDALNKVLESQEISSAIKQEVSRLLALKGSISFYDIYHIAYPEVSLPTQVTLAAQN from the coding sequence ATGGATATTATCAAACAAATACTTATAGACGATTTAGATACCATTAATCAGCGTGAGCAACGTGATGGTAAACCTTACTTTAATAGCCAATTTCTCGCCAATCATCCTTATTTATGTATTGGCATGATTGCAGCCTATTTACCGCTTGCCGTGATCTTATGGTATGCCCCCTACTTTGGCCCTTATTGGACGCTTGGTATAACCTTCTTGTTTATTATACTTGCTAGCGTTCTGTTGTTTGACATTAAGCCTGTTTACCATTTCGAAGATATTGGTGTGCTTGATTTGCGCGTTTGCTATAACGGCGAATGGTTTGTCACTGAAGTTGTATCTGAGGACGCTTTAAATAAAGTTCTTGAATCTCAGGAAATCAGCTCAGCTATCAAGCAAGAAGTTTCTCGTTTATTAGCATTAAAGGGCAGCATCTCCTTTTACGATATTTACCATATTGCTTATCCTGAGGTTTCTTTGCCGACACAAGTCACTTTAGCCGCTCAAAATTAA